TTCAACTCCAGGAATAACAGGAAGAACAGCTGATACAATAAAAGTGAGCAAAAACGAAACTTTTGATTTAAGTATATATACGCATATTATAGAAATTGCTGAACACAAAAAATCAGAAAATTTTTGTAGACACAAAGAAAAAATTAAAGTAAGCAATGTCATTGGATTTACTGCCGCTGCCACAACTGGTGTTTTATGTAAAAGAGATGGTCTTGATATTACCTATTATCAAGGAGTACCAAGAAGACCAACAGATCCAAGAGAAATCTGCAAGACTTGTGCTTTATTAGCCCTTCTTGGTATGTGGTATGCTTCTTTTATATTCAATATTGCCGATAAAGAGGTTATTATAACTCCTATACCAAATAATGAAGTTAGCGGTTTAAAATTGCAGGAGATTTTTTCTATTCAGCATCAGATAAGAAAAGAATGGTTTGGGCAAGAAATTCCCCAAGTACTTATTCCTTTGTTCTTTCTTTCAAGGATTCCGTCTTCTGCAGATATTCTTGAAGGATTTGATTTGTTCGTTGCAGTATTAAGCCGTCAACAAGGTTATCATGTGGATGGGATTTATTTGCTTTCTATTGAAAAGTATTTAAACTTTCTAAGAGATAATCCGTTTAATATAGCAAGTATTGATGTAATGCTGCGGAATAATGCTTTTTCAGCTCTTACGGAGTTAAATAATGTTATTTATTATAAAAAAGATTCGATAACAAAATTTGCTCGTCTTTATGTTCAAGAAACATCATCTGACAAGTTCGTTAATCTTCTATATCCACAAACAGCAAAATATCTTTTAAGGGAGGTAGGGATGATTAGACAGGATATAATTGAAAATCCTGCGTTAGCAAGTCTTGCAAGGACTTTGAGATATTTCATCAGAGAGAGAAAATATGGATATGCTGATGACATAAGAAATGCAAGAAAGGACTCAAGGGATTTTGAGGAGACGATAGCCAGAATGCTTAGAGAGGGAAGGTTAAGACTTGAACAAAAAGAAAAAATTCATTTACCAACAGAAGATGAAATAAAAGAAGTATTCAGACTTGCTAATGAAAATTTTGAAGCTACAAAAACAGCTCTTGTTATACTTGCTTTTTCATTTCCATCCAAAGTTGAGCAAACTGCAGAAAATATAGAGGAGGTGTAAAATGCTTAAGTTTGTAACTTTGGCAGTAAAAGTACAGCTTAACGTTCATGACCTTAACAATGAAACAGTAGCGGGAAATGTAACCGATATAAGGGTTATGGAATTTCTGGATGAGAATGGTACGCGAAGGGAGGCTCCAGCGGTTTCTGGAAGAATGCTCAAGCATTGGCATTATGAAGGAATGAGGCATTTGATATTAAATGGGTTATATACTTCAGTTCCACTATGTGCTGGATGTAAAGTAGGAGAACCTATAAGACCAGCTGAAATTAAAAATGGCAACTTGAAACAAATTGCAAAACCTGAAGAGGATGCAATTTTATCTTGCGTTATTTGCGATGTTCACGGTTATCTTATAGCAAGGGAAGCTGAAGGTGAAAGTGATAGAGGTATATCTGCAAGAAGAACTTCTCGGGCAATGTTTTCATGGCTTATGCCTGTTTTAGGTCCAGAGACTACCTCAACCCAAGTTATACATACAAGGGTGTCACAAATTAGAGAAAGAGGAGAGGGCGAGCAAGCAGCTCAAATGATTTTCAACAAATCGTATGCTTCAGGTATTTATGCCTTTGTGTCAGCTCTTGATGTAGATAGAATCGGGCTTGTTGAGTTGAACCTTGGTAGTTCAAATCCTTATGTTATCAATAATAACGATCGTAAAAATAGAATTAAGGTTGCCTTAGAAGCATATCGTTATCTGATTTCAGGACAAATGGGAGCCTCTCTCTCACATGCCATACCTCACATGAACCCGATTGAGGTTTTCGTTGCCTATTCAGAAGTTGGACCTTTGCCTTTCCCTGTGTCACCAATGTATAGTGATTATCTTTCCAAAACTGTAGGGCTTTTTCCCCAACATGCTAAGTTTCTTTACTGGGGGCAAAAAACCCCAGAAGGAGTAATTAAAAAAGAAAAAATTTCCGAAATTTTTGATGAGCTTTTAGGTAAGGTTGAAGAATAAGAGTTTTTAACATGAAAGCCATAGCTTTTAAAGTAAGATTAAATTCTCTTTATTCCATTAGAATTCCCTTTACCTGGCAATCTGCTTTAACTTATCCTGTGTTACCACCATCGGCTGTGATTGGAATGTTTGCTAATGCTCTTCAACGCTACAAGAATGATAGAAATCCTTTAGATTATCTTAATTTAGTGGAAGAAAACATAATTTGGGCTGGCTCAAGGCTCCTTACTCCATGCCTTATCAAGAGTTATACAACCTCTGCCATTACTAAATGGGAAGATCATATAGGTGCTAAATTTACTAATGCTCTGGGAAGACAGTTTGCTTTTACAAAGACTTTAGAAATTGCTGGAATTTTTAAAGATGATACATTAATAAATGAGCTTGTAGAAGCTTTGATAACTTCTCCGCTTACCTGTGGAGATAGTGAGTCAGCTATAAGTTTAGAGAATAAGCCTGAAGACATGATAAAGGAAGTTGAAAAAGTAGATGATTTAGAAAGTATCGTCACTAATTACCCCTTTCCCTTTACCAATGATATAGAAATTAGTGAAGGAAAAGGGCTTCTTTATCTTATGCATGAAAGGTGTAAACCCTCTGAGAAGAATTTTCCTCTCACTCTTTATCTTGTTCCCATAGAAGAAAAAGAAAGAATCCTATTTCCTACCTCCGTAACTATTCAGATTGTTAAGAAAAATTCAGAAAGTCCAAAAGAAGTGTTTAAAATTCAAGACATAGGATATGTCTTAAAAAGCCAATTTAAAAATAGAAGAACAAAAGCTAAGATAAAGAAAAGGAAAAAGAATTAAAAATTTTGAGTTGCAGGATGATATTAAGTACAGGTTTTTTTAAATTTTAATACGAGAATTTTAAAACTATATTTTCAAAATTCTCGTACTAAAATAAAATCATGATTAAAAGAAAATTGTTAGAAGAAATAAAAGGGCATTTGAATAAAAGGGAGATTACTTTTATCGTAGGTCCGAGGCAAGCGGGTAAGACTACACTAATGTTAATGTTTAAGGAATTTTTAGAATTTTTTTACTTCTCAGAGCAAGCTGATAAAGAAGATAGAGCTTGAATTGGAGTTTTACAGGATGCTGGATTTATTTTTGAAAACTTTATTTTCAATTTGCTTAAAGAAAAAGCAAGGCAAAACTTTGCTAAAATTTATTTCTGGAGAACAAAGGATAAAAGTGAGGTAGACTTTGTCGTAGAAAGAGGAAATGAGGTTATTCCTGTAGAAGTGAAGTACAAAAGGCTTACCAAACCAGAGATCACGAGAGGGATGAGAAGTTTTATAGAAAGATATAAGCCAAAGAAAGCTTTTATTGTAAACCTTGAACTTGAAAGCACTTTTTGTTTAAACAGTACCAAGCTTTATGTGGTACCTTATTACAAACTACTGACTGATTGTTTCTTATAAAGATGGTATCCGTAACAGGCACACTTATCTGGTATTACTACATTTGTCCAAGGGAAGTATGGCTTATGAGCAGACACTTAAATCCGTCTCAGGATGACCCTTTTATTGAAATTGGAAGGCTTATAAGTAAGGAAGCTTACCAACGAGAAAGAAAAGAGGTAAGGGTTGAAAATATTGTTATAGATCTTCTAAAAAGTTCAGAGGGTGAAGTTGTGGTAGGAGAGGTGAAAAAATCATCG
Above is a genomic segment from Thermodesulfobacterium commune DSM 2178 containing:
- the csa5 gene encoding type I-A CRISPR-associated protein Csa5, which codes for MINLYTPATGFPDLEVKIAYGLARVGIEAFGINRVKIIPEKGFYLVLIDGNIPKLNDTFHKISARVLSSDFIPRSTPGITGRTADTIKVSKNETFDLSIYTHIIEIAEHKKSENFCRHKEKIKVSNVIGFTAAATTGVLCKRDGLDITYYQGVPRRPTDPREICKTCALLALLGMWYASFIFNIADKEVIITPIPNNEVSGLKLQEIFSIQHQIRKEWFGQEIPQVLIPLFFLSRIPSSADILEGFDLFVAVLSRQQGYHVDGIYLLSIEKYLNFLRDNPFNIASIDVMLRNNAFSALTELNNVIYYKKDSITKFARLYVQETSSDKFVNLLYPQTAKYLLREVGMIRQDIIENPALASLARTLRYFIRERKYGYADDIRNARKDSRDFEETIARMLREGRLRLEQKEKIHLPTEDEIKEVFRLANENFEATKTALVILAFSFPSKVEQTAENIEEV
- the cas5 gene encoding CRISPR-associated protein Cas5; the encoded protein is MKAIAFKVRLNSLYSIRIPFTWQSALTYPVLPPSAVIGMFANALQRYKNDRNPLDYLNLVEENIIWAGSRLLTPCLIKSYTTSAITKWEDHIGAKFTNALGRQFAFTKTLEIAGIFKDDTLINELVEALITSPLTCGDSESAISLENKPEDMIKEVEKVDDLESIVTNYPFPFTNDIEISEGKGLLYLMHERCKPSEKNFPLTLYLVPIEEKERILFPTSVTIQIVKKNSESPKEVFKIQDIGYVLKSQFKNRRTKAKIKKRKKN
- a CDS encoding AAA family ATPase — its product is MIKRKLLEEIKGHLNKREITFIVGPRQAGKTTLMLMFKEFLEFFYFSEQADKEDRA
- a CDS encoding DUF4143 domain-containing protein — protein: MFENFIFNLLKEKARQNFAKIYFWRTKDKSEVDFVVERGNEVIPVEVKYKRLTKPEITRGMRSFIERYKPKKAFIVNLELESTFCLNSTKLYVVPYYKLLTDCFL
- a CDS encoding DevR family CRISPR-associated autoregulator codes for the protein MLKFVTLAVKVQLNVHDLNNETVAGNVTDIRVMEFLDENGTRREAPAVSGRMLKHWHYEGMRHLILNGLYTSVPLCAGCKVGEPIRPAEIKNGNLKQIAKPEEDAILSCVICDVHGYLIAREAEGESDRGISARRTSRAMFSWLMPVLGPETTSTQVIHTRVSQIRERGEGEQAAQMIFNKSYASGIYAFVSALDVDRIGLVELNLGSSNPYVINNNDRKNRIKVALEAYRYLISGQMGASLSHAIPHMNPIEVFVAYSEVGPLPFPVSPMYSDYLSKTVGLFPQHAKFLYWGQKTPEGVIKKEKISEIFDELLGKVEE